One window from the genome of Diabrotica virgifera virgifera chromosome 6, PGI_DIABVI_V3a encodes:
- the LOC114333412 gene encoding tubulin-specific chaperone A-like gives MADPRIRTIKIKTGVVRRLAKEKTVYEREVEAQKVRIEKYKADGKDEYDLRKQEEVLNESLMMVPDCQRRLAVAFEDLKNILETEKDLQESEDYLAAQKVLEEAKAQLPKSAEVHMC, from the exons ATGGCCGATCCACGCATTCGAACCATCAAGATTAAAACTGGAGTTGTCAGAAGGTTAGCAAAAGAAAAGACTGTTTATGAACGTGAGGTAGAGGCACAAAAAGTTCGTATCGAGAAATACAAAGCTGATG GAAAAGATGAATATGACCTTAGAAAGCAAGAAGAAGTTTTGAATGAAAGTTTGATGATGGTTCCTGATTGTCAAAGAAGACTAGCTGTAGCTTTTGAGGATTTAAAGAACATTTTGGAAACAGAAAAAGATTTACAAGAATCAGAAGATTACTTAGCTGCACAAAAAGTTTTGGAAGAGGCAAAAGCGCAATTGCCCAAATCAGCTGAAGTGCATATGTGTTAA